The following are encoded together in the Salinibacterium sp. UTAS2018 genome:
- a CDS encoding iron ABC transporter permease codes for MTQTAPASRARLSLRTQRWVTLGSALGLLAIVLVLSLALGARGVEFSQIWQALFAPEAGNNDQLVIRELRLPRTVVGLLAGLSLGVAGAVMQGVTRNPLADPGLLGVNAGASLAVVFAISVLSITNPTGYIWFAFAGAAAAATIVYAIGSLGREGATPVKLVLAGTAVTAGITSVISLVLISDTYTLNTFRFWSVGSLASRDLEAVRLTIGFVIAGAVLAIISGRMLNLVALGDDLARGLGQRVYVARAVAAAAVVLLCGSATALAGPIVFVGLVVPHIVRPFTGPDYRWIIAVSAIVGPSLLLIADIVGRLIVAPSELEAGLVVAVIGAPVMIALVRRVKLAGL; via the coding sequence ATGACCCAGACTGCTCCGGCTTCGCGCGCACGGCTGAGCCTGCGCACCCAACGCTGGGTCACTCTCGGTTCTGCCCTTGGGCTGCTCGCGATTGTGCTCGTGCTGAGTCTGGCGCTCGGCGCTCGCGGCGTTGAGTTTTCTCAGATCTGGCAAGCGCTCTTTGCCCCCGAAGCAGGCAACAACGATCAGCTCGTGATTCGCGAACTGCGGCTGCCGCGCACGGTCGTCGGGCTCCTCGCCGGGCTCTCGCTCGGCGTTGCCGGAGCTGTCATGCAGGGCGTCACGCGTAACCCACTCGCCGATCCCGGGCTGCTCGGAGTCAATGCTGGTGCCTCGCTCGCGGTCGTGTTTGCGATCAGCGTGCTCTCGATCACGAACCCCACCGGCTACATCTGGTTCGCCTTTGCCGGAGCTGCCGCGGCGGCCACCATCGTCTACGCGATCGGCTCCCTCGGCAGAGAAGGCGCAACCCCGGTCAAGCTCGTGCTCGCGGGAACCGCCGTGACCGCCGGCATCACCTCCGTCATCTCGCTCGTACTCATCTCCGACACCTACACCCTCAACACTTTCCGTTTCTGGTCGGTGGGCTCGCTCGCCAGCCGTGACCTCGAGGCCGTGCGCCTCACGATCGGGTTCGTCATCGCCGGTGCCGTCCTTGCGATCATTTCGGGGCGGATGCTCAACCTCGTCGCCCTCGGAGATGACCTCGCTCGCGGCCTCGGTCAGCGGGTCTACGTTGCACGTGCAGTCGCCGCCGCAGCTGTCGTACTGCTCTGCGGATCTGCCACTGCGCTCGCCGGACCGATCGTCTTCGTCGGCCTCGTGGTGCCGCACATCGTGCGCCCTTTCACGGGCCCCGACTACCGCTGGATCATCGCCGTCTCCGCCATCGTCGGCCCAAGCCTGCTGCTCATCGCTGACATCGTGGGTCGCCTTATCGTCGCGCCGTCCGAACTCGAGGCGGGGCTCGTTGTTGCCGTCATCGGTGCTCCGGTCATGATCGCGCTCGTGCGCCGAGTGAAGTTGGCCGGGCTGTGA
- a CDS encoding helix-turn-helix domain-containing protein, whose translation MNETRIVDLRRERGWTQEKLATECGVGIRTIQRLEAGNDASLETLSLVADALGVPVRDLFAAIESDELSGRVDSFESRAGDQQAARDRVRGGWFILFVGVGVVVTLLGAMDGRMGSVVIPAYWGGGLLILIAADRLYLSSHLDAKFPLSRSKRDRRRRKRIESKTEAVRQRAAGAPSKL comes from the coding sequence ATGAACGAAACACGCATAGTTGACCTGCGCCGAGAGCGCGGCTGGACCCAAGAGAAGCTCGCCACCGAATGTGGCGTTGGCATCCGCACCATCCAACGATTGGAAGCGGGTAATGACGCCAGCCTAGAGACGCTCTCGCTCGTGGCCGATGCGCTTGGGGTGCCCGTTCGGGATCTCTTCGCCGCGATCGAGAGCGATGAATTGAGCGGGCGGGTTGACTCCTTTGAATCGCGCGCGGGCGACCAGCAGGCCGCGCGCGACAGAGTTCGGGGAGGCTGGTTTATCCTCTTCGTCGGCGTTGGGGTGGTGGTCACGCTGCTGGGCGCGATGGACGGTCGGATGGGTTCCGTGGTCATTCCGGCGTATTGGGGCGGTGGACTTCTTATCCTCATCGCCGCTGACCGGCTTTACCTCAGCTCGCACTTGGATGCGAAGTTTCCACTTTCGCGGAGCAAGCGTGATCGGCGTCGTCGCAAGCGCATCGAGAGCAAGACCGAGGCTGTCCGGCAGCGTGCAGCAGGGGCGCCGTCGAAGCTGTAG
- a CDS encoding iron chelate uptake ABC transporter family permease subunit: MTAVQGANVGASPASRNPLAARTVRIVVGLSVVAVALALVSIAVGAYTLTLPDLLVTLFGGGTSSDQFIVFKLRLPRVLLAILVAVGFGLAGALFQTLLRNPLASPDIIGISGGASVAAVLSLLVFGATGIVVSLSALGGALLVAFTIYLLSWRSGMNGMRFVLIGVGIAFMAQSVIGYLITRGDVRDAQQALVWMVGGLGGASWDDILIMVVSLAILLPAVFLLASKLRMLQLGDDLAAGLGVSVQRSRLALIVVAVALVAIATALVGPLAFVAFVSAPIARRLVRGGGLALVPSALVAIVLVLGADFVAQHLLSTGTQVPTGIVTGIVGAPYLLWLISTTNREGRAS; encoded by the coding sequence GTGACCGCCGTGCAGGGTGCGAACGTGGGGGCAAGTCCAGCCTCCCGAAACCCGCTGGCGGCTCGCACGGTACGAATAGTCGTCGGGCTGAGCGTCGTCGCCGTAGCACTCGCTCTCGTCAGTATTGCGGTTGGGGCATATACGCTCACGCTGCCCGATCTGCTCGTGACCCTGTTCGGTGGTGGCACCTCCTCCGACCAGTTCATCGTGTTCAAGCTGCGGCTGCCGCGAGTGCTGCTCGCGATTCTGGTGGCAGTAGGTTTTGGCCTCGCGGGAGCCCTCTTCCAAACCCTGCTTCGCAACCCCCTGGCGAGCCCCGACATCATCGGTATCAGCGGCGGCGCGAGCGTTGCGGCCGTCCTCAGCCTGCTCGTCTTCGGCGCGACCGGCATCGTTGTCTCCCTCTCCGCGCTCGGCGGAGCCCTCCTCGTCGCGTTCACGATCTACCTGCTGTCGTGGCGCTCCGGCATGAACGGCATGCGCTTCGTTTTGATCGGCGTTGGCATCGCATTCATGGCGCAATCGGTGATCGGCTACCTCATCACGCGCGGCGACGTGCGCGACGCGCAACAGGCCCTCGTGTGGATGGTCGGCGGTCTCGGCGGTGCCAGCTGGGACGACATCCTCATCATGGTTGTCAGTCTCGCCATCCTGTTGCCCGCCGTCTTTTTGCTCGCATCTAAGCTGCGGATGCTGCAGCTCGGCGATGATCTTGCAGCAGGTCTGGGGGTCTCTGTGCAGCGATCGCGGCTCGCCCTCATCGTCGTAGCCGTCGCTCTCGTCGCGATCGCGACAGCACTAGTAGGGCCACTCGCCTTCGTCGCGTTCGTCTCCGCCCCGATCGCTCGACGGCTGGTGCGCGGGGGAGGCCTCGCGCTCGTGCCGAGCGCGCTCGTCGCCATCGTTCTCGTGCTCGGTGCCGACTTCGTTGCTCAACACCTGCTCTCCACTGGCACTCAAGTGCCCACGGGGATCGTCACCGGCATTGTGGGCGCCCCCTACTTGCTGTGGCTCATCTCCACCACCAACCGCGAAGGACGTGCATCGTGA
- a CDS encoding DUF2202 domain-containing protein gives MRKATIITTSIVGGVVAVALIAGSSFAVGAKVGHIANTAGFSQSGHSLEQSDRTMGDESPSWKTDRDGRGGHGSDHSETGEISGLDGGTLTGEQEATLSLMAEEEKVAHDLYIEFGDLYGDKVFGNIANAESNHLSAVQTLLERYELTDPTVGQAVGEFDSESMQELYDSLLAQGSESRDGAYEAARTVEKTDIRDLAAAADDATAPDVIVVYERLLAASEKHLTAFGG, from the coding sequence ATGCGCAAGGCAACCATCATCACCACTTCGATCGTCGGCGGCGTCGTCGCGGTCGCTCTCATCGCCGGGTCTAGCTTCGCTGTCGGAGCAAAGGTCGGCCACATCGCGAACACCGCCGGATTCAGCCAGAGCGGTCATTCTTTGGAACAATCCGATCGCACGATGGGCGATGAGTCCCCGTCGTGGAAAACAGATCGTGACGGTCGCGGCGGCCACGGCTCGGACCACTCCGAGACGGGCGAGATTAGCGGTCTCGACGGTGGCACGCTGACGGGCGAACAAGAAGCGACGCTTTCGCTGATGGCCGAGGAAGAGAAGGTCGCCCACGATCTGTACATCGAGTTTGGCGATCTCTATGGCGACAAGGTCTTCGGTAACATCGCTAATGCTGAGAGCAACCACCTGTCGGCAGTGCAGACGCTGCTCGAACGCTATGAGCTGACCGATCCCACCGTCGGGCAAGCCGTAGGCGAATTTGATTCGGAGAGCATGCAGGAGCTTTACGATTCCCTCCTCGCGCAAGGCTCCGAGAGTCGAGACGGTGCCTACGAAGCAGCCCGCACCGTCGAAAAGACCGATATCCGAGACCTTGCAGCCGCAGCGGATGACGCAACGGCGCCTGACGTAATCGTCGTCTACGAACGACTGCTCGCGGCATCCGAAAAGCACCTGACGGCGTTTGGCGGTTGA
- a CDS encoding siderophore-interacting protein, which translates to MLTLEREIAKDARPGYRPFAARVENIRVLSPHFRRVTFTGAEFETFGTDGFDQRIKIVFPLPGIGLSDIGAHDPQTIAEGTWYARWRALPDDVRNPFRTYTIRAVRPELREIDVDMVFHGANGPAGRWLDNAAVGDEVVIVGPDAASIHSGIGIDWHPGPARTVLLAGDETSAPAICSILERLDPSVQAHAFIEIPDAADQPPLNLASNCHVTWLSRGEQPAGSALDPAVRAWTKANASLVLPALSPAAQPLGDIDVDTELLWDSPGEASGTHFYAWLAAEACVIKLLRRFLVSETGVDRKQVAFMGYWRLGKSEAQ; encoded by the coding sequence ATGCTTACCTTGGAGCGCGAGATTGCGAAAGATGCCCGTCCGGGCTATCGGCCGTTCGCTGCGCGGGTCGAAAACATCCGGGTACTCTCGCCTCATTTTAGACGCGTCACCTTCACAGGCGCCGAGTTCGAGACCTTCGGAACTGACGGCTTCGACCAGCGCATCAAGATCGTTTTCCCGTTGCCGGGCATCGGTCTGAGTGACATTGGCGCGCACGATCCGCAGACCATCGCCGAGGGCACGTGGTACGCCCGCTGGCGTGCACTGCCCGACGACGTCCGCAACCCGTTCCGCACGTACACGATTCGTGCCGTGCGCCCCGAGCTTCGCGAGATCGACGTCGACATGGTCTTTCACGGCGCTAACGGTCCCGCTGGCCGGTGGCTCGACAACGCGGCGGTCGGCGACGAGGTAGTCATTGTCGGGCCCGACGCGGCAAGCATCCACTCCGGTATCGGCATCGACTGGCACCCAGGCCCCGCTCGCACCGTGCTTCTCGCTGGCGACGAAACCTCCGCCCCCGCTATCTGCAGCATCCTTGAACGCCTCGACCCCAGCGTGCAGGCGCACGCGTTCATCGAGATTCCGGATGCCGCAGACCAGCCGCCGCTGAACCTTGCGAGTAACTGCCACGTCACGTGGCTTTCGCGCGGCGAGCAGCCCGCAGGTTCCGCGCTCGACCCCGCCGTTCGGGCGTGGACGAAAGCTAACGCCTCACTCGTGTTGCCCGCACTCTCGCCGGCAGCTCAACCCCTCGGTGACATCGACGTGGACACCGAGCTTCTCTGGGATTCGCCGGGCGAAGCATCCGGAACGCACTTCTATGCCTGGCTTGCCGCCGAGGCCTGCGTCATCAAGCTTCTGCGTCGCTTTCTCGTGAGCGAGACCGGCGTTGACCGCAAGCAAGTGGCATTCATGGGGTACTGGCGTCTTGGCAAGTCCGAAGCGCAGTAG